The following is a genomic window from Flavobacteriales bacterium.
GTTTGAATGATAGATGTGGTCCAACACTTCCTTGTCATCTGCTATTATTCCGCTCTCAACCAATTGCGAGGCATGATCCTTGGCTTTTTCAATGCCATAAACGGTGCCCAAGTGTTCTACCAACCGGATTTTTTCCTGACGCTCTTCCCTACTTGTCAGGGTGTCGTGTGCTGTGAAATCATCGGCCAGTTTACAGGCCGTCATTATCGAATCGTGATCGGCATTCCTCAAGCCTTCTTTAAATAGATGCTTGAGTATCTCGCTCACATTATCTGCACTTGCCGTAATGGCACCCAACGGTGTATTCATCTCATGGGCCACTCCTGCCGCCAATCTTCCAAGAAGTGCTAATTTTTCTCCCTCTACAAGTTCGCTTTCTGCCACTTGAAGACTCTCCTTTGAACGTTCGGCTTTTTCCTCCAATCGTTCGTTGAGTAAAACCAAGTCCTTACGGGCCATCTCCAGCTCTTTATTCTGTCGGGTCATATCGTCAATCAGCTGGTTAGCTTCGCGCATGGCCGTTTGGTTGGCCTTCATTACAAACAGGTACTCGGCCACAATGTCGTGTGGTGCAAAATCCGATACCTCAAGCCCATAATCGGTTGGAGAATTAAGCTCGTTGAGCATAGGACTACATACCAACAGAAAGATTCCTTTCGTGCCTTTAATTTTGGTGCACTTAAAGCAGTTTCCATTACGCTTGTCGCTAATGACCACGAAATAGGACGGATCATCTAAGTTAAACAGTGCCTTGTGCCCACTCGGGCGTTGTACATCAAAAAAGTCGGTGAATACTGACCTACCCCTAAGACCCGGAATACTTTTTCTGAAACTGCGCGAACAATCCGTTATCACGCCATCTAAGTTGACGAAGATTGAAAGCGGAAGCAGCGAATCAATGAATTCCCGCGAGTCGTAACTACCACCTGACCAAAAAACGATCTGCCCCTCCATTCACCTGCTTCTTTTCGATGTGTTCTACCTGTAATTCCGTTTTAAACCGTTTCCCCAAACCGTTAAGCAGGCCAATAACCATAGGCGCAAAGCCTTCACGTTCTGAGTAATAATGCAACTCAATCTCATTTTCGGCTATCTCAATACATTCGAACTTGGGAGGTTGTAGGTGTGGCATCATATTTTTCACCCTCAGATGCAGCAGATCAAGGTTCTTCAGGAACTGTACCAATGTTGAGCCCGTAAAATCGAGCATATCTCCATAGCCTTCTTCTGCAGTATACAGCACCCAGTGTTCTCCAAAGGCTTCCAGTATCTTATTTGCATCAGCACCCAACACACGGCTGGCCGCCCCAACAAGGTCATAGGTCAGCTTATCGGGGTAGCTCTTCAAACTCACAAAACGTTCGTCTTCCATGCCTGCCATGTTCTTTATTTCTGTCCACTTATCAATACCGTGCCCCTTTATAACAAGATCTTGAATGGCTTTATTAACTAATCCGTACATTAATTTTTGAACTTAACAATTGATTTCGGTCAATATTACTTCAAGAAGTGACTGCCCGATATAACCATTATTGGTATATTTAACAAGAAACATAACATACACAAACTACGGTATGTTCAAAATTCGATGAACAGCTACTTACCCAAAGTGCCCTTTTTCGAGAGGCTTTCGGAATTACAGACTGATTTCCGAAACAAGTAATTGAGAAAAGTTATGCGCATGGCATCGCGTTATGAAATTAAAATGCGAATGATCAATTTCAGTGGCACACCACCATCTTTCCGAAAGATTTCGATTACTGGGTATAAATAACCTAGCGATATCAATCCAACCTTGATTGAATCAGTTTCTCACGAAACGATTGAAACACTTCATTGGAGAGTGCGCCAATTACCTTTTTTTCACTGCTAGCGATACACCGATTATTTGTGAACCATGTATAAAATAGCGATGACACATATTACCGCTAAGATGAAATAGAGCAAATTAATAAGACCTGGTTCGTTATCATTCATAGGTTAATGGAAATTGCACTGATTATTGAAATTGTTTTCTGCACGCATATGCATCAGCCACCAGTTGTTTACCAACGGGAATGGGCTTGTGCGCGTGGTACTCCAACAGATATTTGATGTAGGTTTCCACTTCATCTACAGTATCTGCATAACTCCAATATTGCAAAAGGTCATTAACAATAGGCTTGTAAACCGACAGGCACGAAGCTTTTAACGGATTGTGTGTTTGAAACACATCTAATAGCGAATCTTTTAGCGAGGTGTTGCCCATAATGTATGGTAGGAAGTGATAAGACCGGTTTAGCCCATGTACTTAAAACGCCTTATCGCTGAATTGCACATTTACATTGTGCTGATTGAAGAAATGAATGAGACCAATCACCTGCTTTAGTTCGATGCCCAACTTATCTATACCCGGTGTTACAATGGATTCAACAAGGCCTTTGCTAACCAGATCGGCTAGAAAAATGCCACCTGGACGTTTTGTAAATTCAACCTCATCATCTTGAAAGTCTTCAATGATCTTATCAAAGCCGGTAGGAGGCATATACTCTTTCTGGAAAAGTTCGGCCTCAGTGGCTACTATATTGTAATACACTCTCATTACAAAAGGATTTTGTACGCTATACCAGCATAAACAAGGAGAAAAAGGATGACCCGTATGATGGTCATCATCACTTGGTGTGTTGGGCTTTTCATTTGTTAGTTCGTGATTGCACTTGCAAACCAACGGGTTGTGTTTATAATACAGTTGACCAATAAAAGCCAATTATCACATCGACCAACATTACAATTGGTTGTTTCCAGTGATTTTTTCCCACATG
Proteins encoded in this region:
- a CDS encoding heme NO-binding domain-containing protein, translating into MYGLVNKAIQDLVIKGHGIDKWTEIKNMAGMEDERFVSLKSYPDKLTYDLVGAASRVLGADANKILEAFGEHWVLYTAEEGYGDMLDFTGSTLVQFLKNLDLLHLRVKNMMPHLQPPKFECIEIAENEIELHYYSEREGFAPMVIGLLNGLGKRFKTELQVEHIEKKQVNGGADRFLVRW
- a CDS encoding GHKL domain-containing protein, with product MEGQIVFWSGGSYDSREFIDSLLPLSIFVNLDGVITDCSRSFRKSIPGLRGRSVFTDFFDVQRPSGHKALFNLDDPSYFVVISDKRNGNCFKCTKIKGTKGIFLLVCSPMLNELNSPTDYGLEVSDFAPHDIVAEYLFVMKANQTAMREANQLIDDMTRQNKELEMARKDLVLLNERLEEKAERSKESLQVAESELVEGEKLALLGRLAAGVAHEMNTPLGAITASADNVSEILKHLFKEGLRNADHDSIMTACKLADDFTAHDTLTSREERQEKIRLVEHLGTVYGIEKAKDHASQLVESGIIADDKEVLDHIYHSNNIEAALNITTTIMKVRKSISTIEVAAQKAANVVRALKSYVRNDDVHHATVFDVNRSIRDVLLLFASQIKKGVEVHLDIKDTLLIQANESEVSKVWSNLIANALYAMNYQGHLNIQGLMDEHNVIIKVTNDGPEIPQHVLSRLFEPFYSTKPVGEGSGMGLSIVFNVVASMNGSIEVETGENTTFIVTLPKMNLQ